A part of Streptomyces sp. NBC_01497 genomic DNA contains:
- the pyk gene encoding pyruvate kinase — protein MRRAKIVCTLGPATDSYDQIKALVEAGMNVARLNLSHGTYAEHEDRFQRVRKAAEEAGRSIGILADLQGPKIRLGRFLEGPVLLERGDTFTITVEPCAGDRHTCSTTYPGLATDVTTGERILVDDGKVTLEVTAVDGPRVRTTVIEGGMVSDHKGLNLPGVAVSVPALSEKDVEDLRWALRAGADAIALSFVRSGRDIEPVHRIMDEEGTRRPVIAKVEKPQAVENLDDIVAAFDGVMVARGDLGVEMPLEHVPFVQKRAVTLCRRNAKPVIVATQMLESMIQNSRPTRAEASDVANAVIDGTDAVMLSGETSVGKYPVETVSTMARIVEAAEEEILSKGLPPLTKNSKPRTQGGAVARAAAEMGDFLGARFLVAFTESGDTVKRLARYRSPIPLLAFTPDPATQAELNLVWGVETFLGPHVGSTDAMVGQVDEMLLNLGRCERGDMVVITAGSPPGVAGTTNMVRVHHIGEDDSPK, from the coding sequence ATGCGCCGAGCGAAAATCGTTTGTACCCTGGGCCCCGCGACCGACTCCTACGACCAGATCAAAGCACTGGTCGAAGCCGGGATGAACGTCGCACGCCTCAACCTCAGCCACGGCACCTACGCCGAACACGAGGACCGCTTCCAGCGCGTACGCAAGGCCGCCGAAGAAGCCGGCCGAAGCATCGGAATCCTCGCCGACCTCCAAGGCCCGAAGATCCGGCTCGGCCGATTCCTCGAAGGCCCCGTACTCCTTGAACGCGGCGACACCTTCACCATCACCGTCGAACCCTGCGCCGGCGACCGCCACACCTGCTCCACCACCTACCCAGGGCTCGCCACCGACGTCACCACGGGTGAGCGCATCCTCGTGGACGACGGGAAAGTCACCCTCGAAGTGACCGCCGTCGACGGCCCCCGCGTCCGCACCACCGTCATCGAAGGCGGCATGGTCTCCGACCACAAGGGCCTCAACCTCCCCGGCGTCGCCGTCTCCGTCCCCGCCCTCTCCGAGAAGGACGTCGAAGACCTCCGCTGGGCCCTGCGCGCCGGCGCCGACGCCATCGCCCTCTCCTTCGTCCGCAGCGGACGCGACATCGAACCCGTCCACCGCATCATGGACGAAGAGGGAACCCGGCGACCCGTCATCGCCAAGGTCGAGAAGCCCCAAGCCGTCGAGAACCTCGACGACATCGTTGCCGCCTTCGACGGAGTCATGGTCGCGCGCGGTGACCTGGGCGTCGAAATGCCCCTGGAACACGTCCCCTTCGTGCAAAAGCGTGCCGTCACACTGTGCAGGCGCAACGCCAAGCCGGTCATCGTCGCCACCCAGATGCTCGAATCGATGATCCAGAACTCGCGCCCCACCCGCGCCGAAGCCTCCGACGTGGCCAACGCCGTCATCGACGGCACCGACGCCGTCATGCTCTCCGGCGAGACCAGCGTCGGGAAATACCCCGTGGAAACCGTCAGCACCATGGCGCGCATCGTCGAAGCGGCCGAAGAGGAGATCCTCTCCAAGGGGCTCCCGCCGCTCACGAAGAACAGCAAGCCCCGCACCCAGGGCGGTGCCGTCGCCCGTGCCGCCGCCGAGATGGGCGACTTCCTCGGTGCCAGGTTCCTCGTCGCCTTCACGGAATCCGGCGACACCGTCAAGCGCCTCGCCCGCTACCGCTCGCCGATCCCCCTGCTGGCCTTCACACCCGACCCCGCGACGCAGGCAGAGCTGAACCTGGTCTGGGGCGTGGAGACGTTCCTCGGCCCGCACGTCGGCTCCACCGACGCGATGGTCGGCCAGGTCGACGAGATGCTCCTGAACCTGGGCCGCTGCGAGCGGGGCGACATGGTGGTGATCACCGCGGGCAGCCCGCCCGGTGTCGCCGGCACGACGAACATGGTGCGCGTCCACCACATCGGCGAGGACGACAGCCCCAAGTAG
- a CDS encoding transcriptional regulator, with protein sequence MYDMQTRTRVLTLVEQGLSLNSISRQTGVSRAAIRSWQRRPEPRPRMSAQAQPCFRCAPDPRPPSDPVAYAYLLGLYLGDGCVSPQGRKGHTLRIICADTWPGLIALCRSAVRAVRPTNGVWITQRQGCVEVGSYDRHWPCLFPQHGPGKKHERRIVLEQWQQDIVDAYPWDFIRGLVHSDGCRITNWTERVTGGVRKRYEYPRYFFTNRSADVLRLYTDALDHVGVAWKSCNNSRSVQNISVARRASVEVMDAHIGPKH encoded by the coding sequence ATGTACGACATGCAGACACGCACCCGTGTCCTCACCCTGGTCGAGCAGGGACTGAGCCTCAACTCGATCAGCCGGCAGACCGGCGTCTCGCGTGCGGCGATCCGTTCCTGGCAGCGGCGGCCCGAGCCACGGCCGCGCATGAGCGCACAGGCGCAGCCCTGCTTCCGCTGTGCGCCGGACCCCCGGCCGCCCTCGGACCCGGTCGCCTACGCGTACCTTCTCGGGCTCTACCTCGGTGACGGCTGCGTCAGCCCTCAGGGCCGCAAGGGCCATACGTTACGCATCATCTGTGCCGACACCTGGCCGGGCCTGATCGCACTCTGCCGGAGCGCCGTCCGGGCCGTGCGCCCCACGAACGGCGTCTGGATCACCCAGCGGCAGGGCTGTGTGGAGGTGGGCAGCTACGACCGCCACTGGCCCTGCCTCTTCCCCCAGCACGGGCCCGGCAAGAAACACGAGCGGCGGATCGTTCTGGAGCAGTGGCAGCAGGACATCGTGGACGCGTATCCCTGGGATTTCATCCGGGGGCTGGTGCATTCGGACGGGTGCCGGATCACCAACTGGACCGAGAGGGTGACCGGCGGCGTCCGGAAGCGGTACGAGTATCCGCGGTACTTCTTCACCAACAGATCCGCCGACGTGCTGCGCCTGTACACCGACGCCCTCGACCACGTCGGTGTCGCGTGGAAGTCCTGCAACAACAGCCGCAGCGTCCAGAACATATCCGTGGCCCGGCGGGCGTCCGTCGAGGTGATGGACGCCCACATCGGGCCGAAACACTAG